The nucleotide window GCTGCGAACAGGCCGTGGAAGACTTGGGCGATCCGCAAAATTCTGATAAAACTTCGGGTTTTATTCCCGGTGGAAACAGGAAGTATATTTATAGTGTTGAAAGTGACGGAGGCGCCGGTGGCACGGTAACACAGAGCGTTTCGGGTACCAGGGATTCGGCGGGCATCACTGTTTATAACCTGCAGTCAGTGATACAGGCAAGCGGTGCTTCTATGACCCTGAACAATAACCTGTTTGTTATCGGTGGCAAAACATATACCGAAATAAAGGTACCGGATGCCTGGTACCAATATGTAACCTTATTTAACCAGATGCCTAATGTAAGAGTGACAAAAGCTGTAGTGAATGGATACCCGGCCTACATGGTGATGGACAATGCTTTAAAAGACGGCGGTAAAATTGCTGTTTCAGGTCCGCAGGTGCAGGAGCAATTGATAGAATATACAAATAATGGCAACCTGGGCTCTGTTAAGCAGGAAATAGTACATATAACGGGAACGGGCAAAGTAGAAACTATTAAAGTTCCTGCAGGTTCTTTTGTGTGCAGCCGTTTTTCTTATGAAGTGGCTACAACGATCACTACCAGGGTCGGTCATACACAGGAGACGGCCAATGGTAACGAAAAGATAACAGTCTGGATGGCACAAGGTGTAGGTATAGTAAAGCAACAGTCTGACGCAACCCTGGTATCAGTTATTCCCCTGCCTACCGGGGAAATTAAAAAGATTGTAACCAATACCGCTTCCACTACCACACTTCAAAATATTCAGTAACCCGGCAGTAAGAACCATGAATCGTATTGACATTAAATTGGTAGCTTCTGATGACTACAGGCTATTATCGTTAATCGCTGCCTGGTACCAGGCAGAATGGGGCATACCAGTAACAGATACCGTTAATAATTTACGTGCTGTAACCGCCGACAGTTACCAGTTTCAAATGGTCCTTTCTGTAAATGGCAAAGCGGTCGCCACAGGTGGGATCTACAACCATGTTAGCCTGCTCAACCATAAACCTGACCTAAACGTATACAAAAAATGGCTGGCCCAGGTGTACACCCTACCCGGTGAAAGGGGCCGGGGCTATGGCATTCTTCTTTGTAAACAAATCCAGGATCATTGCAGTGCCCTTGCATTTGAGAAGATATATTTGTTTACCCACACAGCCGGGCCTATGTATGAGAAATTAGGCTGGTCAACAATTCAGCGTTTAGCGATAGGTAACAGGAATATAGCTGTCATGGAAAAGGCCCTCTAAGCCCTGGGATCTCGTAGCTCATACTGAAACATAGCGGAACACACATAGACGGAGTAAAGGCTTAGCCCGGCTGTAAGTAACAGCTGAGCTAAACCTTGTTCATCGCCAAAAATGCGATAAGCGATATTGATAAGCAACGGACCTGTAACGATTTCAAATTTTTAATATTTTATATGGAAAGAACAATTGTAAATCCTGTGATCAAAGACCAGGTTACGTTTAAACAAACTGCAAAAGATATAAAGGGCGGTATAACCCGTTTGGAAGTTACGTTAATGCCGGGTGGAGGTACACCGCCACACTATCACAGGAATTTTTCTGAAACCTTTATCGTTCATTCCGGCGCTTTAACCATTCAATTAAAAAATAGAACCCTGGTCCTTGATGCGGGTCATCAGCTAACGGTAGAGCCGGGACAGTTACACCGTTTTACCAACACCACTGCAGCAGCTGTACATTTTACTACGATTGTAGAGCCTGGATCGGAAGGTTTTGAAAATGCCCTGCATATTTTATATGGATTGGCCGGAGATAATCAAACTGACGACAAGGGTAATCCCAGGAGCTTGTTGGCCCTGGCTGTTATTTCCCATATAAGCGATATGCGACCAGGCGGTGCAGGCGCTTTAATGATACCTTTCTTGGGACTGCTGAATTTTATTGCCAAAATTTCGGGTTATGATAAGAAGCTGGTAGCAAGATATTGTATAAATGCTTAATCATATGATTAGAAAAGCGTACCAGGATAGGGCAGATGGTGCTAACACAATCCATGTAAGTGCACTGATGCTTATTAATTAAAAAGTCCGGGGCATTAAACCGCTCCGGACTTTTGCGAAAAGCAATAAAACATGCAGACAATTTAATAGGTTCGCCGTATTCGGAATGATCCATACATACTCCTCGCACTAACATCACAATTTTCCAGCTTGTAAAGCGTACCCTGGAAACTACCCTGTACAATACCCCCGCCACTTTCCCCGAATGTTTCAAAAACAATAGAGCCTTCTGCATATACTTTTTCGAAAGTTTCGCATTCGGTGTAATCGCTCTCATAGGTTTTAAACTGATAGGTGCCCGTGCAGGTTGCCTTTTTAGGATCTGTGAGTTTGCCGAAACTATATTTGCCCAACACTGTTCCATTGGTATGAAAAGAGATAGCATCATTACCCGCGGTAGCCGTCATAATAGCCTGGCCATTGAACACGCCAAGACTAAAAAATATACCGGTACATTTCTGGCCGCTAATGGTCCATACTACATATTCCTCGGGCATTATCGTAAGTTTTCTTCTTACAATAACCAATCCGCCGTTGCCGGGCCTTTTGGGATCTGATCGCTTTACAAGGTTTTTAACCGTTACTTCAATGAGCGCTTCAGACTTTTTATCGGTGTCGGGTGCTTTGTATTTGACAACTGCACTTTTTCCGCCTGAAATGGAACCGCCGCCTGCTACCACTTTCCAGCCGACGATCTGGTCACGTTTTATGTCAGATCCCAAAACCACACCCGAGGCTACGTCTTCGTCCAGTATATGAGCCGTTAATTCAATCTCTTCACCGGAACCTACTTCATTTTTAGGAGCGTGAATAGATACTTCTCTCAAAATGCCCCAGTCACTGAAGTGAGTTGTTGAAACTTTCAGGGTTTGAGCCGCGGGGTCCAGGGCACAATCCAATACCTTATGCCATAATCCATCATTGCTTTGAAAACAGGGGTAAAGAAGCGCCGCATCGGTTCCGGCAATATCGGCATCTGTATATTTAAAAGTGATTTCGACCGGTTTTTTAAGGGTGATGTTTTCTGGTAAGATCCGGAATAAGCGCCCGGTGGCAACTGCACTATTAGGTTGGATTTCCTGAATCGAAAATTCAGTTTCGGCGTCAACAGCGCCGGCAGGTACCCGGACCGAAATGTACTGATCGGGTATGGATATCGAACCGCCATTGACACCAATGCTGGCTTTCGTTGCCACACCTATTGGTTGACCGGGCATAGTTTTTAAAGGAACTGAGGGACCGGCGCCGGTATGGGTATCATTCTTTTTACAGGAGATAGTAAAAATAAGCCAGCCTGCCAGGCATAAAAATTTTATCAGGCTCTTGCTTTTTGTCATAAAGGATTTGTTTTGATTCATAAAAAATGGCCTGCTCCTGGTTGCCGGAGCAGGCTGTTGGCAGATCGTCCTGCCATTGAATGCCCGCGTCAGGCGGCTAAGAAGTTGATTTGTTAAGATGGAGTTTCAGTTTAATATCTACCTCCGGAAGAATGTATAGCTGTTGCTCCGGATCGTTGTAGCTATTCATTCCCCATTGAAGACGCTTTAGCTTGAAGCTGCCCTCTGCAGAAATTTTTTCTTTTTCTGTTTTGATTACGGCAGGGATTTCTATGCTGTGAGTTTGCCCTATCATGGTAAAGTCGCCGGTGATCATCATATTAGCGTTTGAGCCGGTTTGACTATAGGGCTCAACCTTCGTTATATGAAAGCTGGCATCGGGATGAACTGCGAGGTTGAAAAAATCAGGACTTTTCAGGTGATTTAACAAGGCTTCCCGTTCAGCTTCATTGGTGAGATCAAAATTGCTGATACTGGCAATTGGAATGGTGAAGTCTCCCCCTGTTATTTTACCTTTTCCATCGGTTTGAAGATGGCCCGATACTTTAAAAGCGCCTTCATGAAAATGGGTAGGTGCACTGCCTTTCCATTCAATTGCAGAGTTTTGCTCGTTCACTTTATAATCAACAGCCGAAATCGACTCTTTGTCCGAACAGGCTGTAAGAATCATAATTGTGAAAAACAGGTAATAGATTTTTTGCTTCATTTTTTGTTTGTTTAAAGGTTATATAAAATTTATCTGGTAGGTATTAGTGGTCACATCCAGCATTGCCTTCAGCCTTTCAGCTGATGGCGCCCGGGGAACGGTAAGCGTTTGTGGTAAAGACTCAAGAGGTTCGCTGAATTCTATAAAATAATTCCAGAGTTTACCTGGGGTTATAAGGTTAATAAAGACGGCCTGACCTGTAATGATCTTAAACGAATGAGAAATATTACGTGGAGCAAACAGGGCATCGCCCTTTCTTAGCGTGGTACAGCGATTGGCAATAGTAACGCTCAGCTCCCCGTCAAGCACGTAAAAGGATTCATCTTCATTGGTATGTATGTGGGGTGGTGGTTCAGCACCTCTCGGCAATGTAAATTCAAGTAATGAGAACAGGTTACCCGTTTGTTCCGGTGTAATCAGTGACCTGAAATATCCCCCCTGGTAGCTTCTGTACAAAGGTTCTTTTAATGTATCCATTTCATTTTTTCTTTTTGATATAAATAGTGGTTGAACAGGTAAAGAATTACCGCCGGGTAAACAGCGGTAACCGTGCAGCAGTAACCATCCTGCGGGTGGGCCAGCCAGGGCGTCATGCTCTTGTTACCTGTTTTTTAAAAAATTTGTGTATGGTGCTTTCAAGGGCTTTTCGCGGGATGCGAACAGAATGTAAGTACCATTTTTTATTTCCTTGCGCTAAGGAGATGCAAGATTGAGATTATTTTAATATCTATACAAATACCAGCGATGTATACGCTGTTTAGGCGGCAAAGGATAGGTTTTGTAGACGGATGTTTACGGGCATTTTTTTAATGAACATATAATAGCTAAGTGCCGCTTCAGGCAATTATAGCAGTTTGTAATTTCCCTGGTCTATTCCGGCTGGGGCCGGTATAAAAACCCGGTGTCGGGATTGAACTGTTGTGCGCAGATTTGTTTATAATTACGTCCGATAGGAATCTGAGTGCCTGAAATAACAATATGGTTAGGGTTATAACCTTCAACCCTGTTTACAGGTATGATAAAGGACCGGTGAATGCGCATGAATTCACCAAGGGGAAGCAGTTTTTCGGTTACACTGATTTTTTGCTTGGTTTGAAAAGATTTATCCGCGGTCACTACTTTGATATAGTCTTTTATGCTTTCGATCCACAAAATATCGCTGGTGTTTATCTTTAGAAGCCGGCGTTCAACACGGATGTACAGGTAATGAGCAACGGGCGGCGTTGACGCATCTGCAGGGGTTTCAATCGATTGAGTGGTTTTAAAGTCTGCGCTTAAAAAATGCCTGACCTTATCAATAGCCTGTAGAAAGCGTTTAAGTGGAACCGGCTTTAGTAAATAATCTATGGCATTCAGATCAAAACCTTCAATGGCATATTCCTGGTAAGCGGTAGTGAAAATGATCAGCGGGGGCGATTTCAGGCTCCTGACAAGATCTGTCCCCAAAAGGCGTGGCATTTTTATGTCGAGGAATATCAGGTCTACCCTGGTATTTTGTATCATTTGAAACGCCTCCAGGGCATTGCTGCAGGCACCTATGATTTCAAGCTCTGGTATATGCGTTGCATATCTCCTGATAATTTCCAGTGCATGGGGTTCATCATCAACTATTACCGTGCGGATCTTCATTATGAATGTTTACCCTTTAAATATAACTGAATATTTAACTCGGCAATAAAGCAGTCTGCTTCATTTAAATAAGTGAATGTATGTCTTCCCGGATATAGCAGGTCCAGTCTTTGTTGCAGGTTATGTAAGCCTATGCCATTGAATTTCGGGCTGCTATTATTTATGACGGGTTGTTCTGGTTTGCTATTGGCTACCTTAAATATCATGGTGTCTTCATGAATATATAAATCAATATTGATCCAGGGCATTTCGGTAGTTTCGGCGGCACCATGTTTGAAAGCATTTTCTACAAGAGGTAACATGAGCAGGGGTGCAATTTTTAGATCATTTGCAGGACTGGTCATATTTACGTTTAGTTCTAATCTTTTTTCGTAGCGAAGTTTTTCTAAACTGATGTAATTGCTTAGGATCTCAATATCTCTTTTTAATAATACCTGCTCGCTGGTACATTCGTATAAAACATACCGGAGTATATTGGATAGCCCTAGCACCACCTCCGGGGTTTGAGGTGAATTGTTTAATGAAAGCGCATAAAGATTGTTTAACGAGTTAAAAAGAAAATGCGGATGTAATTGTCCCTTTAAAAAGTTAAGTTCTGATTGCAACAGAACCCGCTTCCGCTCATTCCATAAAATGAATAGCTTAACTGTTACACATATCCAGGCTACAGTATTGGTTCGCTCTATCGCGTTTACAAAATCACCAGGGTGAGTAAGTTGTTTCCACCTGGACAGGCTGAGCGATGGCCAGGTAAAGCTGCTGTCCCGTATCGTATAAAATTTAAATATATAGGGATTGGTAATGTACACTTCCACAAACCGGTATAGGATTGCGATCAGCGGCATCGTAAGCAGCAAAAGCAAAAAAGTCTGAATATACTTATCACGAAAGAAAAACCGGGGCAATATCCAATTTGAAATAAGAGAGAAATAACACATATGTACCGGTAACAGTATCAGAACTACCACTATTCCGAGTTCGTAGCTTCCATAGGCGGTACCGTAAATAAACAGCAACAGGCTAAAGGATATCAGCCAGTAAAATAAGGGTCGGAGCGCCTGAAGTCTGTTTGTCAAGAAGCCTGTTTTGAATGATCGTAAAGTTAAGCTCCTCTGTCAATATTTTTAATATTGGTAGATAAAAGTATGCTTTGGTCGACGAATGCAGGGAAATCATGGTATTTACAGCAATAATGATAATGTGTTGCCGAGCTGATTTTAATTCTATTTTTGCCGCAAATTGTAGAAAGCATTATGGGGTATAGCAGTTTGGCGGCATGTGTTACAGACCTGGAACAAAATGGTCACCTGGTACGTATAAAAGAAGAAGTAGATCCTTACCTGGAAATGGCGGCCATCCATATGCGGGTATACGATGTGCAGGGGCCTGCTCTTTTTTTCGAAAATATAAAAGGCTCCCGGTTTCCCGCAGTCTCCAATCTTTTTGGAACCCTGGATCGTTCGCGCTTTATGTTTCGCGACTCGCTGGATCATGTGAAGAAACTGGTAGATGTAAAGATGAACCCCATGTCGGTGCTCAAAAAACCTTTAAGTTATATCGGCTCTTCTATGACTGCGCTGGGGGCGTTGCCCTGGAAAAAAAGAGCCAATGCCCCGATCTTGTATGGGCAGACCACCATTTCGGAACTGCCACAGGTGGTAAACTGGCCCATGGATGGTGGTGCCTTTGTTACCATGCCGCAGGTATACTCAGAAGATGTAATGCAACCGGGTATTATGCATGCCAACCTGGGTATGTACCGTATCCAGCTTTCAGGCAACGAATATATTGCTAATAAAGAAATTGGCTTACACTACCAGCTGCACCGGGGTATTGGTGTGCACCAAACCAAAGCCAATGCTTTAGGTAAACCCTTAAAAATATCAATTTTCGTAGGCGGTCCGCCTTCACATCCCTTATCGGCGGTAATGCCATTGCCTGAAGGATTGTCTGAGATGATCTTTGCGGGAGCGCTGGGTAACAGGCGCTTTCGTTACTTCTATGACGAAGAAGGATTTTGCATTTCTGCTGATGCAGATTTTGTAATTACGGGAACGGTATATCCCAACGAGAATAAGCCGGAGGGGCCTTTTGGAGACCATATAGGTTATTACTCCTTGACGCATCCTTTTCCCCTGATGAAAGTGCATAAGGTATACCATAAAAAAAATCCCATCTGGTCGTTTACTGTGGTAGGGCGCCCGCCCCAGGAAGATACCAGTTTTGGTGCATTGATCCATGAAATAACCGGTGCTGCCATTCCGCAGGAGATCAACGGCCTGCATGCGGTACATGCAGTAGATGCAGCAGGCGTTCATCCGTTGTTATTTGCAATAGGCAGTGAACGTTATACTCCTTACCAGAAAACAGAACGTCCGCAGGAGCTCTTAACCATAGCTAACCAGATATTGGGAAAGAACCAGCTAAGCCTGGCCAAATACCTGTTCATAGCTTCTTATGCCGACGATCCGGGGTTAGATATTCATGACGTACCAGGCTTTTTGAGTCATATATTAGCACGTATTGACTGGACCCGCGATGTGCATTTCCAAACCAATACCACTATCGATACCTTGGATTATACCGGTGATGGGTTGAATGCAGGCTCGAAAGTAGTTTTCGCAGCTGTGGGTGCTCCGCAACATCAGTTGGCTAAAGAGCTCCCGGCAGGTATCAGTTTACCACAACCGTTTACCCATGCAAAAATGGCTTTACCTGGAGTTATGGTGGTAGATGGCGCGGCATTTACAAATTATGCGCAGGAAGCAACGATCATAGAAAACTGGACAAAACATATTGCCGCCGATTCTCTTACCGGGATACGGTTGATTGTAATAGCTGATGATGCAGGCTTCACTGCCGCCACAGATGATAACCTGGTTTGGGTAGCATTTACCCGCAGTAATCCGGCTTATGATATTTATGGGGTTGACAGTTTCACCCAATTTAAACACTGGGGATGCCGGGGACCATTGATCATCGACGCCCGTACCAAACCTCACCATGCGCCCGCATTGATAAAAGATCCGGCTGTGGAACGCAGGGTAGACCGGTTGGGTGAAAAGGGAGCCTCCTTACAAGGAGTTATTTAAAGGGATCCTGATAGACAGGTTGATATCAACTTTGACAGAAAAACATTAAGGAATTAAGGTCATTAAGATGAGTATACCTGCTGTTTCTTAACGCTTCATTTCCTGAATGTTTTAATGGTTTAACGTAAATGCAGATCCGGGGGAGGAGAAAGCACATTTTCAGCGGGCTGATCATGATAAACTACGCGCTGTCTTCCCACTACATATAAAATACGTTGAATTTATGACCATCCGGATCGGCAAATACGAATCCATAATAGCCGGCTCCAAATGCTTCCGGTTGGGACACTATGGTTCCACCGGCATCCTGCACGGCTGTTGCCCAGGAATCCACCTCTTCTTTGCTATCTGCCGAAAGCGTGAAAATAATTTCATTACCGGCTCTGGCATCAATCGCAGGCCCCTTCATATTGGGTTCCAGTACGTCTTTCAAAAAGAAATGTATGATAAAGTTGTCTTCGCCGAAGGAGAAACTGGTTAGCTGTTCTGAGGCTCCGTTAGGGCGAAATCCCAGTTTTTTGTAGAATCGGGTGGTGCGTTCTAAATTAAGTACACTAAAATTGGCCCAGATTTTTTTTGTTTTCATATAGAAAGAGTTTAGAATTACAGCATTACTTCAACAGCCGGATCATTGATCCATCTATCTCCCTGACCAGTTCCCGGCATCTTTACCAAGATAAATAATATAATGGAAACGGGTAGTTTAAACCCGTGTTTATAGTTTGGCATCCTTATTGCCTATCATAGAACAGAACTTTTATCCTTAGAAAATTAATCCGTTAACTATGAAACGCAAGTTGATGTTGAGCATCGGGTGATGCAAAATGGTATTATTTGATGAATCAGCATATTACTGGAAGTGAAGCGGGCTTTGTCCGCTTTATTTTTTTTGCGCTATTGTTGCTCTTGCAGGGCTGCAGCATGTTTAATCAACTCTTTTTCCTTTTTCAACACAACACCTCCGGCGGCTTTTAAAACCTTCCATGTATCCCGGGTTTGTTCAAGAACCAGCACTTCATGTTTTGCATTGGTTATCAGGCAAAGATCGGGTGCATCTTCTGACCTGTAGAACGTAAAATGGTAAGAGGTTTTTCCTATCTTTTTATCAGCTGTGATGTCTTCTTCTTCAGCAATTGTTATTTCAGGCTCGGGGAGTTTTACTTTCTCAGCCCGGGGTGAACTTTTCTTCTCCTTTGTTGAATTCAGCTTTACTTTTTTGGGGTCGTAATCCGGAACCATCAGGCTTATTGTTCTGCTTAGATCCCCGCCAAACACATCTTCCTCTTCAACAAATTTATCCTTGAATTTTTGTATCACAGTGCCTCCCGGGGTCTTCTTAATAATGAATCTTCCCTTTAGTTTTTTACCATCCAGTATGAATGAAAAAGATCTGTTTTTTATACCATTCTTTAGCTTCTTTTCTGCACTTCCTTTATTATCACCCTTATTTACCGTATAAGTTCCCTGGTCGTAAACCTGCTTTCGCGGAATATCTTTTGGCGATATATCCCTTAACCGCGTAACCTTACGTGCAAAGCGGTTGTCCTGCGATGGCGGATAATAACTCCACCAGCAATAATAAATGCTACCTGCTTCCAGGCAAATGTGGAACTCTTTTGAATTGGGTTGATATACTTTAAATTGAGGAAGATCTTTCATAATAGTATGAACGTATTTGTATTACTAATGATGCTATACCTACACAAGAACTATTCCACAGCCAGGCCAGGCATCATGATAGCTTAAAGTTGAGTTGTTATCATTAACCATGGGCAATGGGACTGAAAATATGGTGATCCGTTGATGGCTGTAATGATGTTTAAACTGTAATAATGATTGTTCATGGTATTGACATTATAGGAGTAACAGGATTTTTAATATCTTGGCTGCATCAATTGTAAACAATTAACGATGCATAAAATAGTAGCCCTTCTTCTTGCCAACCTGGCTGTACTCACATCTTTTTCACAGGAAAAAATAAATCTATACCCGGATGGCCAAATTCCTTTTGCCAAAGCAGGCACTGAAATTCCAACGATAACAGTATTCCGGCCTTCAAAAAATACGGCCAAAGGAACGGCTGTTATTGTATGCTCGGGCGGCGGTTATGGAGGAAGAGCTAATAAAGTAGAAGGGATCCCGGCTTGTACAAAACTGACAGAAGCCGGGATAACTGCTTTCCTGGTAGATTACCGCGTACCCAACGATCAAAAGATGGATCATAAGGAATGGGTGCCGCTAACCGATGCGCAGCGCGCGATTCAATACGTGAGAGAAAATGCCAGGCTTTATAAGATCGATGGCAACAGGATCGGTATCATGGGCTTCTCCGCTGGCGGTCACCTCGTATCTACAGTGGGAACTCAGTTTTTCGAAACAAAATTGCAGAATACAAAAGGAACCAGCCTGAGACCGGATTTTATGATACTGGTGTACCCGGTGATCAGCTTTGCAGACAGCCTGGCACATTTGGGTTCCAGGAAAAACCTGGTAGGACCAGATATAACATCTGAGGAAATCCGTAAGTATTCAAGTGAGCTGAATGTAACGGAACAAACGCCACCCACGTACATTACATCGGGGATGGATGATAAAGTAGTGGACGTGAAAAACTGCCTGTATTTTTCTGCAGCGCTAAAACAAAAAAACGTACCGGTAGAACTGTTTTTATACGAAAAGGGAAAACATGGCTACGGTGTGTTCAATAAAGAAGCACAACTTCAATGGATTGATGACTGTATCAGCTGGATTAAAAGGGAGCCGTATAAACGGAAATAGTAGTTGTCAGATGTTTTTTAAAACTAACGTTTATAAACAAGTTAACCTGTTTTAG belongs to Niabella yanshanensis and includes:
- a CDS encoding TapB family protein is translated as MYYPSVNNLLRLGVAFFLMISIGTGCEQAVEDLGDPQNSDKTSGFIPGGNRKYIYSVESDGGAGGTVTQSVSGTRDSAGITVYNLQSVIQASGASMTLNNNLFVIGGKTYTEIKVPDAWYQYVTLFNQMPNVRVTKAVVNGYPAYMVMDNALKDGGKIAVSGPQVQEQLIEYTNNGNLGSVKQEIVHITGTGKVETIKVPAGSFVCSRFSYEVATTITTRVGHTQETANGNEKITVWMAQGVGIVKQQSDATLVSVIPLPTGEIKKIVTNTASTTTLQNIQ
- a CDS encoding GNAT family N-acetyltransferase, translated to MNRIDIKLVASDDYRLLSLIAAWYQAEWGIPVTDTVNNLRAVTADSYQFQMVLSVNGKAVATGGIYNHVSLLNHKPDLNVYKKWLAQVYTLPGERGRGYGILLCKQIQDHCSALAFEKIYLFTHTAGPMYEKLGWSTIQRLAIGNRNIAVMEKAL
- a CDS encoding cupin domain-containing protein, producing MERTIVNPVIKDQVTFKQTAKDIKGGITRLEVTLMPGGGTPPHYHRNFSETFIVHSGALTIQLKNRTLVLDAGHQLTVEPGQLHRFTNTTAAAVHFTTIVEPGSEGFENALHILYGLAGDNQTDDKGNPRSLLALAVISHISDMRPGGAGALMIPFLGLLNFIAKISGYDKKLVARYCINA
- a CDS encoding YceI family protein, with translation MKQKIYYLFFTIMILTACSDKESISAVDYKVNEQNSAIEWKGSAPTHFHEGAFKVSGHLQTDGKGKITGGDFTIPIASISNFDLTNEAEREALLNHLKSPDFFNLAVHPDASFHITKVEPYSQTGSNANMMITGDFTMIGQTHSIEIPAVIKTEKEKISAEGSFKLKRLQWGMNSYNDPEQQLYILPEVDIKLKLHLNKSTS
- a CDS encoding cupin domain-containing protein — encoded protein: MDTLKEPLYRSYQGGYFRSLITPEQTGNLFSLLEFTLPRGAEPPPHIHTNEDESFYVLDGELSVTIANRCTTLRKGDALFAPRNISHSFKIITGQAVFINLITPGKLWNYFIEFSEPLESLPQTLTVPRAPSAERLKAMLDVTTNTYQINFI
- a CDS encoding LytR/AlgR family response regulator transcription factor — its product is MKIRTVIVDDEPHALEIIRRYATHIPELEIIGACSNALEAFQMIQNTRVDLIFLDIKMPRLLGTDLVRSLKSPPLIIFTTAYQEYAIEGFDLNAIDYLLKPVPLKRFLQAIDKVRHFLSADFKTTQSIETPADASTPPVAHYLYIRVERRLLKINTSDILWIESIKDYIKVVTADKSFQTKQKISVTEKLLPLGEFMRIHRSFIIPVNRVEGYNPNHIVISGTQIPIGRNYKQICAQQFNPDTGFLYRPQPE
- a CDS encoding sensor histidine kinase; its protein translation is MTNRLQALRPLFYWLISFSLLLFIYGTAYGSYELGIVVVLILLPVHMCYFSLISNWILPRFFFRDKYIQTFLLLLLTMPLIAILYRFVEVYITNPYIFKFYTIRDSSFTWPSLSLSRWKQLTHPGDFVNAIERTNTVAWICVTVKLFILWNERKRVLLQSELNFLKGQLHPHFLFNSLNNLYALSLNNSPQTPEVVLGLSNILRYVLYECTSEQVLLKRDIEILSNYISLEKLRYEKRLELNVNMTSPANDLKIAPLLMLPLVENAFKHGAAETTEMPWINIDLYIHEDTMIFKVANSKPEQPVINNSSPKFNGIGLHNLQQRLDLLYPGRHTFTYLNEADCFIAELNIQLYLKGKHS
- a CDS encoding UbiD family decarboxylase, translating into MPQIVESIMGYSSLAACVTDLEQNGHLVRIKEEVDPYLEMAAIHMRVYDVQGPALFFENIKGSRFPAVSNLFGTLDRSRFMFRDSLDHVKKLVDVKMNPMSVLKKPLSYIGSSMTALGALPWKKRANAPILYGQTTISELPQVVNWPMDGGAFVTMPQVYSEDVMQPGIMHANLGMYRIQLSGNEYIANKEIGLHYQLHRGIGVHQTKANALGKPLKISIFVGGPPSHPLSAVMPLPEGLSEMIFAGALGNRRFRYFYDEEGFCISADADFVITGTVYPNENKPEGPFGDHIGYYSLTHPFPLMKVHKVYHKKNPIWSFTVVGRPPQEDTSFGALIHEITGAAIPQEINGLHAVHAVDAAGVHPLLFAIGSERYTPYQKTERPQELLTIANQILGKNQLSLAKYLFIASYADDPGLDIHDVPGFLSHILARIDWTRDVHFQTNTTIDTLDYTGDGLNAGSKVVFAAVGAPQHQLAKELPAGISLPQPFTHAKMALPGVMVVDGAAFTNYAQEATIIENWTKHIAADSLTGIRLIVIADDAGFTAATDDNLVWVAFTRSNPAYDIYGVDSFTQFKHWGCRGPLIIDARTKPHHAPALIKDPAVERRVDRLGEKGASLQGVI
- a CDS encoding VOC family protein; translation: MKTKKIWANFSVLNLERTTRFYKKLGFRPNGASEQLTSFSFGEDNFIIHFFLKDVLEPNMKGPAIDARAGNEIIFTLSADSKEEVDSWATAVQDAGGTIVSQPEAFGAGYYGFVFADPDGHKFNVFYM
- a CDS encoding alpha/beta hydrolase — translated: MHKIVALLLANLAVLTSFSQEKINLYPDGQIPFAKAGTEIPTITVFRPSKNTAKGTAVIVCSGGGYGGRANKVEGIPACTKLTEAGITAFLVDYRVPNDQKMDHKEWVPLTDAQRAIQYVRENARLYKIDGNRIGIMGFSAGGHLVSTVGTQFFETKLQNTKGTSLRPDFMILVYPVISFADSLAHLGSRKNLVGPDITSEEIRKYSSELNVTEQTPPTYITSGMDDKVVDVKNCLYFSAALKQKNVPVELFLYEKGKHGYGVFNKEAQLQWIDDCISWIKREPYKRK